A region of the Dyadobacter sp. CECT 9275 genome:
ACCAGCAGAAAGCAGGCCTGCGCCTCGATGTTGCCAAAGTGGCTTATGAAAAAGTGGGTGAGAACGGATTGAAAGCGGTTGTTCCGGGCAAAACGGGGAAAAGCGAACTGGCACATAGGATACTTTCTGAGGACCCGGAAGTGATGATGCCGACTCCATCCTCTCACTTAACGCTGAACACCCGTGAAAAGGCCATCCTGATCAAATGGATAGAGGAAGGCGCGGAATACAAACCACACTGGGCTTTTACCAAAGTAAAAAAAACAGTTGCGCCCAGGGTGAAGGACGAAAAATGGGTTCGTAACGACATTGACCGCTTCATACTTGCGAAACTGGAAGACAAAGGCATGAAGCCTTCTCCCGAAGCAGATAAAACTACTTTGCTCCGCCGGGTATACATGGACCTGAACGGTTTGCCGCCAACACCCGAACAGGTGCAGACATTTTTGGCAGACAAATCTCCAAATGCTTATGAAAAAGTAGTGGACCAACTGCTGGCGTCACCGCGTTACGGAGAACACATGGCTGTCTCGTGGCTGGATGCCGCACGTTATGCGGACACCCACGGTTACCAGGACGACGGCCCCCGGACTGCCTGGCCTTTCCGCGATTGGGTGATCAATGCGTTTAACAAAAACTTGTCATACGATAAATTCATCACCTATCAGCTGGCCGGTGATATGCTGCCTAACCCTACCAGGGAACAACTGGTTGCCACGGCATTTAACCGGATGCATCAGCAGAGCCAGGAGGGCGGGATCATTCCGGAAGAATACCGCACCGCCTATGTTGCGGACCGGGTGGATACTTTTGGAAAAACATTTTTAGGAATAACCGTAGAATGCGCCCGCTGTCATGACCATAAATATGACCCGGTAAGCCATAAGGATTATTATTCGTTGTATGCGTTTTTCAACAATAATAATGAAAACGGGCAGATTCCCTACAATGGAGAAGCCAGCCCTACCCTCACGTTGCCGACACCGGAAGCCGAAGCAAAACTGAATGATATACATGCTTACCTGGTGAAGAAAAAAAATACGCTCAACAAGGCCAGGTTATCAGAAAGTGGTTTCCGAAATTGGCTTTCTGTGGTCGAAAAACAACCGGAAAAAGCCCTGGTACCTGAGAAGAAAGACCTGCTCGGACACTTTACTTTTGATGAACCGCAGGGCACGGAATTCCAAAACCTCGCCGACCCTAAACACAAGGCCAGAGCGGGAGGTGACGACAGTCTTTCCAATGCTGCTTCCCGTAACGGGCGACTTGGAAAAGCAAGGTATATCTTTGGTGAAAATGCAATAGGCTTCGGAGATAACTTTGCGTTCTTCGAAAGAAACCAGCCATTTAGTATCAGCATCTGGCTTAATCTGCATGACCCGAGCGTAAATGGATCTTTGATTCACAAGTCCAACGGGGTTTTTAACGGGTACCGGGGCTGGAATGTTTTCCGTCTGCCAGATGGCCGCATTAAACTGACAATCAGCCACGTATGGCCTGAGAATGCCATTGAGATACAGACCCTCGAAAAGTTCCCGATGAACAAATGGACGCAGCTTGGTTTTTCATACGACGGATTAAGCAAAGCGCAGGGGCTTAAATTATACATCAATGGCAAGCAGGCGCGTGTGACGGTCCACAACGATAACCTGAACCAAAGCATTCTCTATGGAAAAAACAAAACCAACTGGTATGTCGACAACCTGAATATCGGTCGACTCTCGGACCAGCGTACCAAAAATTTTGAAGTCGATGAATTCAGGATTTATACCCGTGCGCTCTCACAGCTTGAAATGCTGAGCCTGTATTCTCAGAACAATGAATTGCTTGCGATCCTCAAAATGCCCGCAGCCCACAGGAACGCTCAGCAGCAGTCAGCA
Encoded here:
- a CDS encoding DUF1553 domain-containing protein, whose product is MLNGLIKISMLVFTGCCFLSCNDRLDLPEDVAAEMAKLIQPIDYTYDVKPILSDRCFACHGPDANQQKAGLRLDVAKVAYEKVGENGLKAVVPGKTGKSELAHRILSEDPEVMMPTPSSHLTLNTREKAILIKWIEEGAEYKPHWAFTKVKKTVAPRVKDEKWVRNDIDRFILAKLEDKGMKPSPEADKTTLLRRVYMDLNGLPPTPEQVQTFLADKSPNAYEKVVDQLLASPRYGEHMAVSWLDAARYADTHGYQDDGPRTAWPFRDWVINAFNKNLSYDKFITYQLAGDMLPNPTREQLVATAFNRMHQQSQEGGIIPEEYRTAYVADRVDTFGKTFLGITVECARCHDHKYDPVSHKDYYSLYAFFNNNNENGQIPYNGEASPTLTLPTPEAEAKLNDIHAYLVKKKNTLNKARLSESGFRNWLSVVEKQPEKALVPEKKDLLGHFTFDEPQGTEFQNLADPKHKARAGGDDSLSNAASRNGRLGKARYIFGENAIGFGDNFAFFERNQPFSISIWLNLHDPSVNGSLIHKSNGVFNGYRGWNVFRLPDGRIKLTISHVWPENAIEIQTLEKFPMNKWTQLGFSYDGLSKAQGLKLYINGKQARVTVHNDNLNQSILYGKNKTNWYVDNLNIGRLSDQRTKNFEVDEFRIYTRALSQLEMLSLYSQNNELLAILKMPAAHRNAQQQSALKEYYINNFDETYRKELTASLALIGEETELLNKQIDVMIMKERKFPRKTYILNRGAYDAPGKEVTADTPDEFFKIPREFPKNRLGLARWLLHEDHPLFTRVTVNRFWLSFFGKGLVVSSDDFGNQGELPTHPQLLDWLSATFRETGWDVKAIQKLIVTSATYRQSSKASRQLLEQDGENRLYARGPSYRMSAEQIRDNALAASSLLSDRIGGKSSYPYQPNGIWEALATRNDIHYMQQHGDSIYRRSLYTVWKRSAPPPMMLNFDASERHFCVTKRQKTSTPLQALVVMNDPQFVEASRVLAQQMIKHGKSLEQKITYGFTALTSRPPSTKELEILKDLYQEEYRDFSKNPKRVKAILATGEYPVDKLLNPVELAASTIVASTVMNFDEFVIKR